In the Pristiophorus japonicus isolate sPriJap1 chromosome 5, sPriJap1.hap1, whole genome shotgun sequence genome, one interval contains:
- the LOC139264793 gene encoding protein rapunzel-like, producing MAATANNALELAKSATELSQAAVDVKNVLSAVSSLEQIAASTGFIGALIGVAAAIVKLAMGNVDSPELAYMKEQFQVVRNQLDIISDQIKQVLQELERSTVNNQYFTIEENLKNQFRKYMELINAAPEFREKQKQEFLTHFEVTKGDQNLHTLFDGVMGYSAIFGKPILETAMGYDQRNRRLMEDLCTRLKELLCVGLIALMGHAALTGNDVEALKREWNEKMAKVEVKMTSMIDQCINEFAEQAEIDVKKLIQGKGGRDNKECVSYIRESLIKKYDWVTWSVRVYNDVAGFDNHCIMGPNYFYFFRENNVNVVVSYAIDSKPIDAGRIRQLMDGKGGWNDAREVAVHVAQGLPSGHVVHTVRRLKGLWGNWNFPSSCHFWENYSGVTLCVHST from the coding sequence ATGGCTGCCACTGCCAACAATGCATTGGAACTGGCAAAAAGTGCCACAGAGCTGTCACAGGCCGCGGTTGATGTGAAAAATGTCCTGTCAGCAGTTTCTAGTTTAGAACAAATTGCCGCTTCAACGGGATTCATCGGTGCTTTGATTGGGGTAGCGGCAGCAATTGTTAAACTGGCCATGGGAAATGTGGACAGTCCAGAACTCGCATACATGAAGGAGCAGTTCCAGGTAGTCAGGAACCAGCTAGATATCATTTCTGATCAGATTAAGCAGGTGCTTCAGGAGCTAGAGAGAAGCACGGTTAATAATCAATATTTCACCATTGAAGAGAACCTGAAAAACCAGTTCAGGAAGTACATGGAACTCATCAATGCAGCGCCAGAGTTCCGGGAGAAGCAGAAACAAGAGTTCCTCACACACTTTGAGGTGACTAAAGGTGACCAGAACCTTCACACTCTCTTTGATGGTGTGATGGGATATTCTGCCATCTTTGGCAAACCCATCCTGGAAACCGCCATGGGCTATGACCAGAGGAATCGGCGCCTCATGGAAGATCTCTGCACCCGTCTGAAGGAGCTCCTCTGTGTCGGCCTGATCGCCCTGATGGGTCATGCTGCACTCACTGGGAATGATGTAGAGGCGTTAAAGAGAGAATGGAATGAGAAAATGGCCAAAGTTGAGGTTAAAATGACATCCATGATAGATCAGTGCATAAATGAGTTTGCAGAGCAGGCAGAAATAGATGTTAAAAAACTGATACAGGGAAAAGGTGGGAGAGATAACAAGGAATGTGTATCTTACATAAGAGAGAGTTTAATCAAGAAATATGACTGGGTTACATGGTCTGTGCGGGTCTATAACGATGTCGCTGGCTTTGACaatcactgtataatgggtcctaatTATTTTTACTTTTTCAGAGAGAATAATGTTAATGTTGTTGTGTCCTACGCCATTGATTCAAAGCCAATTGATGCAGGGCGCATCAGGCAGTTAATGGATGGGAAGGGTGGCTGGAATGATGCAAGAGAAGTTGCTGTCCATGTAGCTCAGGGCCTTCCCTCTGGGCATGTTGTGCACACGGTGAGGCGCCTCAAGGGCCTGTGGGGTAACTGGAACTTTCCCAGCAGTTGCCATTTCTGGGAGAATTACAGTGGAGTCACCCTGTGTGTCCACTCTACCTAA